The Prunus dulcis chromosome 3, ALMONDv2, whole genome shotgun sequence genome segment aaaaaaaaagtccatATCAAGCATACATTTTTACAGGATTGCATATGTGTCTCTTTATAACAGTTTTGACGACCCAGGTTCCACGCCACTTGACCTTTTCGGATTCACTGAATGAGCCctgaaaaattaagaaaacaagAGTATTTCAGATAGAGAAGCTGCTAGGTAGACACACTGTGGAAGAAGTAAGAATATCTCACATGCCATAGTctacaataataaaattctgCTTCTCTTAaagaaatcatttttttttaatggttaTAGAAACCATATATATAAGATGATACCTGCTTCGATTTCTTAGTTCCTTATCTGTAAGTTCATCAAAAGATGagattttttgatttttttttttctttgaatataTAGGAAATTTGCAGGTTAGTAAATGAAAGCAATTTAAGGTTAAACACATAAAATGatctctgcctctctctcccaTTTACTTTGGTATACCTGCTGAATGGTTGATGAATGCTCTGTTTTTAATTCTGACATGTCAAACTTCACATCATTCGAATCTTCTTGCTCATGTCGAACCGTCTGTGCAAAAAATGCATGAAGAGAAGTCAACAACAGAATATCTACAAATGTCACTTTACTCCACCCATGAAGGACTTTTCACTGTACATCTGTGTGTTCTATAATGATATTTCACTTACGAATTGATCATTGGTAAGGTCATTGCCTCCATTTACTTCAAGAATCCTGCATATATCTCGATGTCCATAGAGTCTCGCATCTGTCAGGGGCTTCACatcaggaaaaaagaaagtagaatTATTAGCTATTATACCTAACAAGTCATTCAAAGAACACCGGCGAGGAGAGATTGTAGCATCGTTAACAGTCAACAACTATGAATAGAAGAAATCTTGACTCTTACAGAAAGATATCACTAAAAGTGTAAACCATTAAAGcagtttaaaaaatttatgtatatatagttACAATTATGAGGTAAACTTTACGAACCAGAGTAATAATGTATATAGACCACTCAGACATTTTGGATTGACATACAGCAGAAAGCATGACAGATTTTATTGACacatgatttattttcttctgatAAGTCAGTCCAATCAATTAACACCTGGACAAGACATGTCCAGCATGGAAAGCAGATGTATGGAAACAATTGCCAATGACATTTAGCAATATAAATTTACTGGGATTTCTCAAAGATCATATAATTTCAACCAATTATGGTACTTTTTGCAGACACTATCTAAATTTGTGGAGCTAGAGATGAAATTTGGCAAGCACAAGAGCCAAACTTGCTGCATGCTCCAAAATCCTTAAGCATATGATGAATTTTGGACAAGCATAATATCCATTTTGAAGGACTTGTAATCACATGCTATATTCTTGATATGTGACCAAATAAAGAGATAAAGAGTTATAGCTACTTCAAGTTAAGCGGTCAAAATCGATATAGGTATGctaattaagaaaagaatgtCTAGGTATATAAAGCAAATGAGAAGTTAAATGTGACATGAGTTATTGGTTGTTCTTACAGTCCGTTTCCATCGATCTTTGAGATTAACATTGGCCTTGTAGCACAAAAGAAGCTCGACAATGGGAGTGTGACCCTCGCTTGCGGCGAGATGCAGAGCAGTCCTGTTGTCATAGTCTTGCACATCAGGAGATATGCCTTTGATCAACATCTGGTTCAGTCCAACTCTGTCACCTCTTGAAGCAAAACTCAAGAACTTCCCTATCAGCTGCATATCGAAATCATCCGAGCAGTAGGCACTCAGAATCTCACCCATCGTCTTCatgattctttctttctttctcaacaCAAtctatctttgttttttcttttgttttcctgcGGAATCTGAGGAACCAAACAGAGGCTTTGAAAGAAGATAGGGAGGCATACAGCAACAGGACACAGCAGCATCTTTTCCCAGTGACGTTTCTTGGTGGCAGAAATGGGCGGTTATGCCGATGATATGGAGGCTTCGGCAATAACGATCACCTTTCCActatatttgaatattaaatatttatatctATCTATATGAGCATGGGCGGGTTTGCGCTGGATAAAAGGTGTATCCACTATTCCATGTTTGTCCAAGTTACAAATTTGATTTGCTCCGTAGGATCCAAGCAACCCCGGAACCCACAAAAGGGTTGTCTTACAGGGTTGTCTTGTTGTAAAATGATGGGagatttattattatactcaatatagagactcaaattataaaaaaattcaatatgaaatggactttagaaacacacatCAAattccatttacaacataacaaagaggtttttaacttcttataaattacacaACTGCCatgaatttcttaaaacaagctcaaccccataacctcataaaaaaaaacccaaaacactcaatagggtatcaaagtaatttaataatcaaaattaaattcaatagggccaacTGTCattttttatgtgttttttgtgtttgtttataaaaataaaatgatgtaGGATTTATCTATATCATTAATGCTAAGAACagatatataactaaatatctctaaaataaactgaaagCACCACAATATATGATAGTagaattatatttatttttgtgataCTACAACTCAGAGTTCTGATagaatttttctctcttcttactTAAGCTTTTTAACTCtccgtttttctttttttctttcttctcagATGCATGAGGAATTCCtcaatttatatataagttAAGGACTCAACTGCTCAATTGGTTGTTGCATTTTAGAGATCATTCTCCAAAGGACACTTCCAGGAAGATTTGAGATTCGACGAAGAAACGTGTCAAGGCTCAACCAAGGTGAAATATGCACAACTTCAAGCACATAGGAGAGATTTTGAAACTCTTCACATGAAACCAAAAGAGTCTGTTGATGAATACTTCTCGAGAGCGATGGGGATTGTAAGTAAGATGCGGTAGTGACAAGATGGAGGATGTTGCgatcattgaaaaaatttatgcGGTCAATGACTCCAAAGCAACCAAATTTCTTCATGACCATGGGAATCAAAATACAATGGGGTCTTCAAGTTTCAGAATTTGGGGTTTGAGGGTACATATTTTGGAAGGAGTGTTGACGTGTTTAGTCCTTTAATTCTTGCACTCAAGCAAATCCTAGcataaaaaatcaaagtggAGAATCCGGATTCATAAATCAGAACTCATGGTGTCTAATGGCTTTATTCGTGAATTAAATCATAAATCATAAAACTCAGGGTAATACACCGGTAAGCTAGGTTAATACGCCCCTTTTAGTATTCATATATCTTCATATTATGAATTTGTTGGCTATAACAATAACAATACACCCCTTTTCCACGATCAATAGGAAGACGTTGCTTTCCGGGCCCCTAGAGAGCATGCAACAGTAACCTAAATAAGAATGAGATATTTCCACTGACACACATTGagatttttggtgtttttgatTGAACCCGTGAGGCTTTAAAACACACATGAGATTTCAATTTGTTCTCACAAAAACTCTTCCAATAATTTTCCGTCCAACAATTGTTggtgtaattaaaaaaacttctTAAAATGACAAAAGTGTCCTCAAATATTAGACCTCTAGAGTGGATGTGCAATCCAATCTTTGAGGTTGActttatcttttattaaaaaaattatgactTAAACTTTTGTAGTAAAAATCAACAAAAGGGGTTTTAcgaaaataatttgaaaccTCAGAAgggattttgtgaaaacattAACTAGGGTGCCTGccatattataataaataaataaaaaaacaccaCCATTCATAGTGATAGCCATTACGATCCAAGCATCATCTGAAGTATTTGGCgaaaaaaatttctctgaATTCCCAttcaaaaattttgggattctTTAAATTCCCTTAAATTCTGAAGTTCAGAATTCTAAAAATATcttaagtttttctttgaaCCTAATAATTTTACTTGAACAACTCTCTGTACACCTGTGGCCACATTTAAGAAATTTACAATATTGTACATCGGAATATGAATGAATCTATCACTGCCCAATCAAGGGATCATCGGATGAAAGACCATTGGCCATGAAAGAATTTACTACAACAGATTTGTTACAAACCGAAAAGACTTGATAGTGATGTGAACTACAACAAGAGCATGTAGATGATGAAAACTCTCAGTACATCACTTCCGGTGTCTTCTCTTTTGTTCAGCTCTTTGCCTTTTCTCATCCTCCCATTCGTACATCCTGCAACCTGGTTAAGGAGTCCAAATTTCCAATACACAATTGTACAACTGAAACTGAAATGACCAACAATATACGCATGTCAATGCTCATCGTAAACATATTTGGgcatctttttttcttttaaaatttcatgaCAATATGTTCATGTGTGTATTCAGTCGGCAATTAGCAATTATCTATTAAACGCAATGCACAATGACATGAAAAATAGACATGAAGGATACGGATCAGGGTCACGACGAGTCATCTTGCTGGCTGCTTCTTTACCATGAATCCTCACACTTGGTTCCTCCAAGTACCCTGCACGCTGGACAGGGGGTCCTTTCCGGTCTCCCCTATCTCTTCCATCATATGACTGGGACAAACTAATAGAAAGGGGAGGTGGCGGAGGGGGAACTGGTGAATACTCACCAGGTTCCCCAGAAGGCGGGTGCTCTCTTTTAAGTTTCCGCCTCTTCGAAGCTGCAATTGCATCTGTCTCCTCCTTCAAGAGGTTTGCTTTCTCCCTTTCTcgctccctctccctctcctccaCCTATATACAGCAAAGCTTAAAGCATAAACATCATATGCGTAATATACAATGAAACTAATGAGAAATCCATTTGAAGTTTGAGCTCAATAAATGCAttggaaagagaaaatttaAACCCCTCTCTGACAGGTGCACTCATGATATTTACTAAGCAGCGAATCATAAAAAGTCTGGGACATTGAGAAATTAATAGTGGACGTGGAatgcaaacaaataaaaaaaagactgaTAAGTAACTGATAATAGACCTATTAAGCTCGTGAAGAAGTGGCGGATGTGTACACAACTTGACATGGTGAAAGAATAGAAAGTTTatttctcaatgtgcatactGAAGCTTATCTGGGCATAAAATCCCTATTGAAGAAGAATAGTGCCATGTAAAAAGCTCTAAACGTTACAGAGCCCCTGCCATGATAGTGAAGCTACTACAGATGATTGTCCCACACACTAGTAAACTTGCACAACTCATGAATAGCCAGGCCTTTTGGCCAACCCCATGAAATATATGGGGCGTAAGCACATGTTTTTTCGACTATTACCAAAATACTTCTATAAACCAAGATATTACTAATCACATTTATTTCAGGCATCATTACCAACATACGCTGTTCTAATTAGAATGAAAAGGGACCAGTTAACAATGCCTGAATAAGGAACCACTTAATATGACATATTGCAAGGAAGTTCcccaaatgaaaatataaactaGTGCTGATACACATACCTTTATTGACAGCCCCTCACGATCTTCGCGCTTTCTATCTCTAAAATCATCTTCTCTTCTACGTTTTGAATCATCTTGTGTAATTAAAGAATTATCTTCAGATCGTCTACGCTCCTTCTCATCATGTCTCGGAGAAAGCCTTTGAGTATGCCTTGTGGTCCCAAACCTTCTATCTGCATCTTCATCTCTTCTTCCAGAACTAACTGAATGCGGAACCATGTGAGGAGGTAAGGGTGGTGGCGGAGGTAAGCTTTGCCCATGATACCGTTCATCAACATGAGATTTTTCCGTTGATATATCATTGTACCTTACTTTACCTCTGTCATCCTTAGATTTGTCAGAGAGTCTATCCACACTCCTATCCATACCCCTCTCTTGAACTTTCTCCACTGAATGCTCCCTTCCATGTCTCTCCATTGACCTGTCCCTGGATCTCTCACCTAAATCGTCTCCACGTGACTTATCAGGACGATCCAACCTTTCCCTGTAATCCTTGTCATGTCTTTCACTGCCCTTATCTTTGGACCGATCTGAAGGCTTATCAGTGGCCTTATAAACACTTTGATCATCAGTTCCTGATTTGTCAAGATCCAACAGTCGAGCATCAACAGACCTCTCTCGGTCAGACAATCGAGCTTCGCCCTCAAAATCCCTCATTTCAGTTTCCCCTTTCCGCCGTTTACTTTGTCTGTCAGTTTCTTCAGCAGGACTGGTTCTCTTTTGCAGCTTATCACTAGACTTTGAAGCACTAGCAGAATTATCATGCCTAGGAGAATGAACAAGTCGAGAGGAATGGGGCCTCAGTGCATCAGAAGTTTCAGGACCATCTTCCTTCGGAGCAGAAACCCTTGTATTGGAAGCCTTTGCAGCTCCAACATCCACCTTTGAATCAATACCATGAATTTCTACTGATGTCTTCGCAAATGAACCTTTAGCTGATGCTGAAACTGTATTACCGTTTGCTGCGATGGCAGGAGAAACATTTGTAGGCACAGCTGATGCATGACACAAGACATCTCTGCCAATTCCTTTTCCAGATCTACCATCATCTTTTGCAAGATCCTGTTTCGGTGGCTTAGCAAGCGATCCAGCAGGACCTGACCGTTTTGCTTGGGCTCTCAACTGTTAACAAATGGAAAACAgattttaaggaaaaaaataaagaaaagcaaGATGATAAAAGCCAGTAGCAAGAAAATGACTGACCACATCATAATGAAATGCCCAACAGGGACAAACAGAGATACTAATTCCACGGAACTATATCATTCTTATAACCATTAAAAAATTAGATTTAGCTCTTTATCTTTTGGCCATAAAAACTTACATACCATATTCGTGAACATCAGGGTCCAGGAATAGGCACCAGGCTTTGGAAAGAAAATTGCAAGAAGCACCACAACAGAGTGAGATTGTAGGTCAACATTCATCCCAAACTCAAGTAGTAGATGTTTTGGTCCGTAGAAGGGATACAACATGATTGCAGATGCTCTAATGatcaatataaaaacaaactaCATAGATCATTAGAACATCTGACTTCTATCAGTTGCATCTAAATTTAATTCTGGAGCTTCGGACTACTCCAGAACCCTACAAACTTCTGTGGGGTGATTTCAGCCTCGAGTGTTTAACAAGTATTTTCAATATCATTCTTCTCCATCACCCATATGCAAAATACCACATACTACTTTGATATCGTTTATTGATTTAGCGAACATGACAAAAATGATGTCGAGGAGGattaaatgaaggaaatgaaaataagacTAAATTAAAAATGCTTGTCTCCTACACATCCACACGAGTGCAAAATGCATTTTGCCACCATACCCTTAGTTTCTTCCAATAAAAGTGGTCATCCCGCTGTTAATTACGCTACAGCTTGAGTGGAATGAAGCATGTCCAATGATACAAAAGTTAAACAGAaaagttcttttttcttggtcaACATAATACCTCAGATTCAGAAGAGTTCTTCGGGGCAGCTTTTCCCATGTTTTCATCTGAGGTTCTATTCGAGGATTCATTcacttgttttttattttccatagATCTTGATGTTCCAGATTGTAAAGCAGGTGAGGGCATCGGTGACTGAGCATCGGAGCCACTCACCAATGAGCCAACTTTAAGTTTTAGATGCCCTTGATCAGATTTTACAGTTGAGATACTTTCTACTCTTTCCAACCTCCCATCTgaggttttggtttttaaaatctGGTCTTTGACTGAGTTTGATGATTCTGGGTGTTGGGAGGGAAGGGCTCCCACTTTTCCTCCTATAGGTTCAGATTGAGAAATATTAATGGTAGAACCACTGTGTGTGGCTGCTGAATTACCAGCCGAAGACTTTGAAGCAAGTGGTGCAGACTTTAATTCAAGATATCCATTACCAAATTCTTCATCTGTAATCCATGAAGACTGCAAATGGGAAAgataaaaacaattaaatacCTTCATATCTGAGCTGAAAAGCAAGCTCCAAAATTTAAGACAAACCTTTCTAGCAGCCAAAGCAGCAGCAACACCAGTTGCCAACACCTTAAGGTCTTCTCTCTCATCAGCCTTTATCTTGGAAACCTGCAAGGGAGGTGTCAAAAGGAAGATGCGCATAATGATTCCAGTGAAattctaaataaaaattactaTTCAAAATAGTTCTCACCCGTTTTTCAAGATTTACACCCGTCTTTCGGGTAACTGGAAAAACACTTGAAATTTTTGACAACAGTATGAGTGCGTTACGAATTTCCATGTACTCAGTTGATTCCAGACACTGAATCAATAACTTTGTAATCCTTTGACTCCACTTCCAGTGAACCTATAAGAAAGttaaaagaatgaaaacatcagacactgaaaacaattttgtttttggtttttagttttcacttttcttgCTAGGGATAGAGGGAAAGTATATGGGGGAAAGGGAAATCAAGGGTGAAGCAAGGTTGATGGGAGGAAGGAGATAGAAACGAAGAGGAATGTATGAAACAAAaactagaaagaaaagaaacaaacttaaaattgttttcagatttagtttttagttttcattttgtgtGCCATTTACGTTTCTTCCACATCCTCCTTCCCACTACCATTCATCCACCCTtgttcatctctctcttctgccTTATATTTCCCACTCCctctaacaaaaaaattaaaactaaaactaaacaCTAAAAacaaatggttatcaaacatGCCCTAAAcgatttgaaaattgaaagtcTGTCCAAGCAAGAGCTCCATGACATGGACGAAATGGCCATGGAATAGTTGAGGTTATAAGATCAATCATGAAGTACCCTTCCTTTGGGAAAGGTTCAAGTGTCCAACTGAACTATacagttgaaacttgaaacgCAGAGTACACGGATAAAACAGATGTTTATACATAAACAAAAGATTAGAGAAACAGAATAACTAATTGGGAGGACAAGATTTAGCTGAATCCTttaaagaaaactaaaagacCTCTACATGAAGACCTGTAGTATTCAGTTTGAGCTTAGTGACTTCTGGTATAGCAGAAGTTAATTTTAGACATAAAAGGCCATGGACCCACCTTCATGAACTGGAAATAGGCAACTCGCTGGCTATTTGGATGTCTATAATATACAGCAAAGCCAGGCATGTTTCCACATTCGCGTTCATAAATAGATTCATCCTTCTGGAAAAAAGCATGGTTCAGCAAGAACAATCAAAAAATGGGGAAAGAGTATAGCAGTTTCAAATGCCCATTAGACCCTCTTATATGTCCAGGACTTGTATGATCAGTGTGATTGAATGTATgattggattaaaaaaaactaaaccaCCAAAAAACATAAAGTTGTCTCACCTTCCAATAGTACGCAATCTTCAACGTCTCCTGCAGAAACTTCCCAAATCTACCTACTTCATACTCAGTACAGCAGCATATCATAGGCTGTAAGGTTCTACAAATGAGAATATCAATGTGGTTGACTGTGTTAAAAAATGGTGTCCCCAGGGAATGAAGAGTGTGCACAAACATGGCACAATAGACAGCATCTGGCATACTGAAAGTACAGCGTGGAAATATACAACGCTGAAGGAACTCCACGTTGATCTTCAAAGTATCAGGGCAAGAACTCAACCATTTGTCCTTCTCCCGAGATAAACGTTTACGAACAGATGCAACATTTTCCTCGTGCTTTCGGAGTTCGCTAGTCAGGCGATCTAGGGATTCTTGAATTCTTTCCTtgtctttcttccttttggtTATTGCTGAACTTGAATTATCAGAAAGCTCTTCCAGAGCTTTAAGAGCAGCATGCTGTTTCGCAATTTCAGACTCGTAACAATTTCTAGGGACATAAAGATCATAGAGCGTGAGACCCCAAAATGTCGCATAGAGATCAGGGGAGAGGCTATTCCAGGCTTTTGGAGGCAACATCGTTTTAACAGTATTAAGAAGATCCAACCACCTAATACAATTAGACAAAAACAGCAAAGAAATGCAACACAATTAGAAAAAAGGGTATGTCAAAAGTAACTAGACAAGAATAAGCTTCACATCAAGAGATGTCTAAATGCAATAAACCAGACAGTACTCTTTAGAAAAATTACGTTACGGGCTTCGATGGAGAGCCAACATCCAGAACCAAATTTCCAGAATGCTCTGCAGCTTCAGACTCTGAATTTGCAGAGGTGATACCCTGAGTGTCATTATTGTCTAGAGGCCAGAAGACATCGGAACTCCCACGGCACTTGAAGAGCCTCATTACAGGGCGATAAATTAAGAAAGCAACCTATGTCATGGAGGAAATACAATTAACAGACTATTCAGGTTCACAATTTATGTTATGTGAAAGCTGTAAGCCACTGAGGTAGACATAActtttcaggaaaaaaaaacacttaacCATAAATAGATACAAAGTTCACTATTATGAGAATTTACAAATTAGGTGCTGTGATTAAGTACAGatggaagaaaataattaaaataactAGATATTCAAAGCACTTAacagggggagagagagagagagagagagagagagagagagagagagagacctcaGGGTCAAGGTGGTATTGATGGACAAGATCATCAAGCGAAGGAATTAGCTGAGCATATGCTGATGTCGGTGTCACAGCACTGCAAAGAAATTCCACGTATTGAAGGAGAGTTCCATGACACCTATCAAACTGCTCGCTAACCATCTTAATGTAAGGTGCATCAGCATCTATTATGACCCTGCAGAGAATATACAAATCTCGTCAGTACATAACTGAGCTTGCCTCAGATAAAACAGTGCCCCCATGGTTCATCCACAGAATCAAAATTGTTTCAGGCTGAACACAAAAGACAGATGCTTTATCAGGACATTAGAAGCATTGCATAAATCCCCTAAAAGGACTGATAAATGCCATTGGCTGTTCCTCTTAATACACACCCAAaccaagggaaaaaaaaaaaaaaaaaagagactaCAGAACAGGTCTACCTACAGAATGAACCAGCCCATAAACAACTTCAAGACACCTTGCAACCAATCATCTTTGgaacaaacaaacataaatGTTTCTTGAAAAGAATCATATAGAAATATAATGATGGATATCAAATAACAAATGAAAGCAAATAAGATCTACAGCTTACACAGAACGATGCTGAGCAAGAAGTAACAAAAGGGGTATTGCCAGCTTCGATTCATCCTTGGGGAGCAGCGAGTCCCTTAGCCTGTTAGTGGACTTGATTAATGCCTGTAACATTATTAAAATCAACATTAACATCTTCAAAGTTAGGCAactcaaaatccaaaacatgCATTACTGCTTTAAACTTAACAACTTAAGCAACATTGTAAGATTAAAACATACTTAACATTCAGAAGATATCAAATATTGGTAAAATAACATCTAAGAGATTATTCTACTTGCCTACTTGAATGACAGAAAATAATCCAACATTACAAGGCACCTTGTTATTGCGAGTAACACCAAAAGAAGTTGCCTGATAACGAAGAGTCTCACTGCCTGCCATGGCATCCAGCTGATCCTCAGTCAGATTCTCGGTGTAATGGACATTTGCCATTTGCTGAATAAGCTCCTGATATAATCatagaaatataattcaatcTTATCAAAGCTTGAGGACAAATCATATGAATAGCAGGCATAACCATTGAACCTTGAAAATACCTGAAGGAGAACCAGCTCTATTCCTTGGCCCTTTTTCAGTTGATTTACAAGATACTGGAAAAGGCCCCTCAATTCCATAGATGGGTATTTCTTACacctaagaaaataaaaaactgaggTGGTCAGCTTTCTTAAAAGCTAAAAGATTACAAACTTGactctaaaaagaaaaaacaggaagaaattaaaattttaataaaataacaacaaTCATAAAACcaaagggaaaataaaaagaacaacCAATCCAATTAAACATTGTTCACCTAAATCTATCAGTGTTCATTTATAAATTCAGAAGCAACTAAAAAGGAGAAATTATCAAACTCAACAGAGAtaaatcaagaaaagaaacaaaaaatttacatacCAAAGTGACAGTTAAGAATAACTTGACACAATTCTGACGAAAAtacataaattgaaaaaaaaaaataaaagacgTCCTTAAGCGACTATGAATAGTATCTCAAATGCAAAATAAACATATTGCTATACTAAATTATGCAAAAAGAATTCTATGTCCTCAGATCAGTGATTAGAAATTATATCACCCATACACCATGGAAAGATGGACAAAACATCActataaaagagaaaaaaggaatCAAGCATCATCTGTTGAATCTATTTTGTCTATTCAGACAATCTAGAATGTAACATTTTCTGACCGTCAATCAAAGTCTCCCTTTCAATGTCCACAAATTTCCTAGCTCCATTCATACAGCCTTGTTTTTTCagagaagaaacaaatttttattaatgaaaaggaaattacAATCTGCGAACAAGCAGTCGACAGCAAAACAGGTGAAACGAAAAAAACTCTTATTTCAACAAGAATGATCAAATAGAAGCTACAACGTGAGACAATTACAACTAAACCACAGACCCGAGTTTAACAACTCTAACCATCAACTCACAGTTGCCTTCCAATCTAAATAGAtagaatgaaatgaaagctCCTTGAATTCCACTGGAACTGAAGGCCAAAAGAAAGACCGAAAACTTTGCTTTTTCTCCCAGAGCTCCCCCGATCCCACTccttcaaaaatttcaaatattctTCTATTTTGTCCCCAAAAAACCACCCACATTACAGCTAACACAATACAAACCCCAATCACTTTAGCTTTTTTACCCCTCCCAGCCACTTTGTGCTTTTCATACAGTAAGGAATAACAATCTCTCGGGACAAACCAACTCAAAGTTATTTCCCCGAACAACCTCCATCATAGACTTAAAGTAATAAAAGGCGGGCAGTGAAAAAACATGTGATTGGCACTTTCCCCACCTCCTTCACAGATAACACACCATTgaggagaaaaacaaaaattaggcCTCCTCCTCTGAACCATATCGCAAATATTGACTAACCATACACCACAGGCCAcgccaaaattttctcttttgatggGACCATTGCTTTCTAAAACTGCCAATAAGGCTGAAAGGAAAGATGTTCAGGCTTGTCATAAAGAAATCTGACAAAGTACTTGCACAAAATTCTCCTCAGGATCTAACATTCATTTCCAAGAATCTAGTCTAGTTTGTGAAAGGTGCACACTTTCTAACAGCAGTAATGCAGATAGCCCCCTCCACCTCTGCCTCATTCAGATTTCTCCTGAAACCAAAGTCCCAACTATATGGAGAAGTAAAACAAATCACAAGGCTGGAAATGTTTGAATCTTTTAATGTCAAGTGCAACAGTATTTGAAATAGGCTTCCCAGAGTTCTCTTTCCCCTACCCAGAGATCCTTCCAGAAACTTACCCTTAAACCATTACCAGCACCAAACTCGCAACACGATAAAAAAGGATGGAGTACTTGAAAAATATCTTTCCATTGATTCCAACTTGATCCTCTTTCCACCAGCTTGGTATCCCAGCCTGGCCTATCCCATATTTGCTTCTGACCACTGAATACCATAAAGCTTTCTCCTCCAAATGGAACCTCCAAAGCCGTTTTCTCAGCAAAGCTTTTCCCCTACCCAGAGATCCTTCCAGAAACTTACCCTTAAACCATTACCAGCACCAAACTCGCAACATGATAAAAAAGGATGGAGTACTTGAAAAAATATCTTTCCATGGATTCCGACTTGGTCCTCTTTCCACCAGCTTGGAATCCCAGCCTGGCCT includes the following:
- the LOC117620692 gene encoding THO complex subunit 2 isoform X1, with the protein product MSMSLPPVERAYVREDCVREWKNGTSNFKLADPVPMLRFLYELCTTMVSGELPLQKCKAALDSVEFSDKVSDEELASSFADIVTQLSQDIRMPGEHRARLIKLAKWLVESSLVPLRLFQERCEEEFLWEAEMIKIKAQELKSKEVRVNTRLLYQQTKFNLLREESEGYAKLVTLLCQNSETSSHNAAATIGIIKSLIGHFDLDPNHVFDIVLECFELQPDSNVFLELIPIFPKSHASQILGFKFQYYQRLEVNSPVPFGLYKLTALLVKEEFIDLDSIYAHLLPKDDEAFEHYSAFSSKRLDEANKIGKINLAATGKDLMDDEKQGDVTIDLFAALDMETEAVGERSTECENNQTLGLLTGFLSVNDWYHAHLLFERLSPLHPVEHIQICNSLFRLIEKTISSAYDTVRRAHLLSFGSSSGTSVDVIHTENSSGHGSFVDLPKELFQMLACAGPYLYRDTLLLQKVCRVLRGYYSSALDLVSSGERVVDPSYVFVGNPRLHLKEAKSRIEEALGTCLLPSLQLVPANPAVGQEIWEVMSLLPYEVRYRLYGEWEKEDERIPMVLAARQTAKLDTRRILKRLAKENLKQLGRMVAKLAHANPMTVLRTIVHQIEAYRDMITPVVDAFKYLTQLEYDVLEYVVIERLAQGGRDKLKEDGLNVSDWLQSLASFWGHLCKKYPSMELRGLFQYLVNQLKKGQGIELVLLQELIQQMANVHYTENLTEDQLDAMAGSETLRYQATSFGVTRNNKALIKSTNRLRDSLLPKDESKLAIPLLLLLAQHRSVVIIDADAPYIKMVSEQFDRCHGTLLQYVEFLCSAVTPTSAYAQLIPSLDDLVHQYHLDPEVAFLIYRPVMRLFKCRGSSDVFWPLDNNDTQGITSANSESEAAEHSGNLVLDVGSPSKPVTWLDLLNTVKTMLPPKAWNSLSPDLYATFWGLTLYDLYVPRNCYESEIAKQHAALKALEELSDNSSSAITKRKKDKERIQESLDRLTSELRKHEENVASVRKRLSREKDKWLSSCPDTLKINVEFLQRCIFPRCTFSMPDAVYCAMFVHTLHSLGTPFFNTVNHIDILICRTLQPMICCCTEYEVGRFGKFLQETLKIAYYWKKDESIYERECGNMPGFAVYYRHPNSQRVAYFQFMKVHWKWSQRITKLLIQCLESTEYMEIRNALILLSKISSVFPVTRKTGVNLEKRVSKIKADEREDLKVLATGVAAALAARKSSWITDEEFGNGYLELKSAPLASKSSAGNSAATHSGSTINISQSEPIGGKVGALPSQHPESSNSVKDQILKTKTSDGRLERVESISTVKSDQGHLKLKVGSLVSGSDAQSPMPSPALQSGTSRSMENKKQVNESSNRTSDENMGKAAPKNSSESELRAQAKRSGPAGSLAKPPKQDLAKDDGRSGKGIGRDVLCHASAVPTNVSPAIAANGNTVSASAKGSFAKTSVEIHGIDSKVDVGAAKASNTRVSAPKEDGPETSDALRPHSSRLVHSPRHDNSASASKSSDKLQKRTSPAEETDRQSKRRKGETEMRDFEGEARLSDRERSVDARLLDLDKSGTDDQSVYKATDKPSDRSKDKGSERHDKDYRERLDRPDKSRGDDLGERSRDRSMERHGREHSVEKVQERGMDRSVDRLSDKSKDDRGKVRYNDISTEKSHVDERYHGQSLPPPPPLPPHMVPHSVSSGRRDEDADRRFGTTRHTQRLSPRHDEKERRRSEDNSLITQDDSKRRREDDFRDRKREDREGLSIKVEEREREREREKANLLKEETDAIAASKRRKLKREHPPSGEPGEYSPVPPPPPPLSISLSQSYDGRDRGDRKGPPVQRAGYLEEPSVRIHGKEAASKMTRRDPDPMYEWEDEKRQRAEQKRRHRK